In Micromonospora purpureochromogenes, a single window of DNA contains:
- a CDS encoding nuclear transport factor 2 family protein, translated as MDETVARAMIKAHFEASNVSAPGGGPGDDIARASEIYADDAVLEWPQGGERVRGKANITAVRSSYPARQEFELHRTVGCGDLWVNEYTIRYDDRPMMAVGIMEFRDGKVARERIYFGGPWEPPAWRAQWVERMEPAATQASA; from the coding sequence ATGGACGAGACCGTCGCGCGGGCGATGATCAAAGCTCACTTCGAGGCCTCGAACGTCAGCGCACCCGGCGGCGGGCCGGGCGACGACATCGCTCGCGCTTCGGAGATCTACGCCGACGACGCGGTGCTGGAGTGGCCCCAGGGCGGCGAGCGCGTTCGCGGCAAGGCCAACATCACCGCCGTCAGGTCCAGCTACCCCGCCCGGCAGGAGTTCGAGCTGCACCGGACCGTCGGCTGCGGGGACCTGTGGGTCAACGAGTACACCATCCGGTACGACGACCGGCCGATGATGGCCGTCGGGATCATGGAGTTCCGCGACGGCAAGGTGGCCCGCGAGCGGATCTACTTCGGGGGGCCTTGGGAGCCGCCGGCCTGGCGGGCGCAGTGGGTCGAGCGAATGGAACCGGCGGCCACCCAGGCATCCGCCTGA